A DNA window from Ornithobacterium rhinotracheale DSM 15997 contains the following coding sequences:
- a CDS encoding integrase catalytic domain-containing protein, protein MQLQQGDILIRKNTEGDTLWVSERLVVQTCALSNDYLKFVRSKYKKSVPACYHNRDTFPATGKAWRWARINHQFYYDYDFLPDRVPKHYRSQFGTKEALKELLKEFQADEKRDLKQYAKEEIMRAVRGQISAENMRYFQFHAPVGFNATKAMELAEAMAWLNYIKLNYELGDFKHLGIRQKQEFLQLCAEILAPRNLEGLSIGNAHSLRNKISEFPLSLAEQRNYLISAKYGNDNARVVGKCELVDENTGEILPFDAHEAVMYGAYMNPFGTSKQSVAALYDNYYIPMITELGYAPLSRRTYNKYVARWDNQFLGKERHGKDWYKKNVLTYVPTKKLEYAHSLFTADGSGLLAYRVGKRVYKLYVMMITDVASQCIVGWSVASKKGHEETYEMLEKALKMAVRNSEGLTMFEFLSDNHGAYTSQESKALLNLVFHKVRTIEKGNSQANPAEMSFRLVKQSLKALPNLVSSSWKVGIEGMANPDYLEIEELPTYEEAILQFEECVKMWNNSPRRGNKELIPAKIFRERKHIECQYMDKRILRRLFGNHTQADISYMRGFVKVEKVTGYNRQTYLFEIPDYVNTGVEILAKATGYAKRVNVKIVWDEEMADLYTLDDVYIMSCPAAELAVQSHAEADMDTNIALSKHYERKLAHEEKADALRDEIGSIYSELPYSHAMKLGGNKKSYNTAMVLQESESLSEKEKIKLKRERIKRDFKW, encoded by the coding sequence ATGCAACTACAACAAGGCGACATATTGATAAGAAAAAATACAGAGGGCGACACGCTGTGGGTCTCTGAACGCCTTGTTGTTCAAACTTGTGCTCTGTCAAATGACTACTTAAAATTTGTAAGAAGTAAATATAAAAAAAGCGTTCCGGCTTGTTACCATAACCGAGACACCTTTCCGGCAACAGGAAAGGCTTGGCGCTGGGCTCGAATAAATCATCAGTTTTACTATGATTACGACTTTTTGCCGGATAGAGTGCCTAAGCACTACCGTTCGCAATTTGGCACCAAGGAGGCTTTAAAAGAGCTTTTAAAGGAGTTTCAAGCCGATGAGAAAAGAGATTTAAAGCAGTATGCCAAAGAGGAAATTATGCGCGCGGTGCGTGGGCAAATATCGGCGGAAAATATGCGATATTTCCAATTTCATGCGCCGGTAGGCTTTAACGCTACCAAAGCAATGGAATTGGCAGAGGCAATGGCTTGGTTAAATTACATTAAACTCAATTATGAATTGGGGGATTTTAAGCATTTAGGCATACGCCAAAAGCAAGAGTTTTTGCAGTTATGTGCTGAGATTTTGGCACCTCGTAATTTAGAGGGGCTAAGCATAGGCAATGCCCATAGCTTACGCAACAAAATAAGCGAGTTTCCATTAAGCCTTGCGGAGCAAAGAAATTACTTGATTTCTGCCAAATATGGCAATGATAACGCCCGCGTGGTGGGTAAATGCGAGCTGGTAGATGAAAACACAGGCGAAATTTTGCCTTTTGATGCGCACGAAGCCGTGATGTATGGGGCGTATATGAACCCTTTTGGTACGAGTAAGCAATCCGTGGCAGCGCTGTATGATAACTACTATATCCCAATGATAACAGAGCTGGGCTATGCGCCACTCTCTCGCAGGACTTATAATAAATATGTAGCGCGTTGGGATAATCAATTCTTGGGCAAAGAAAGACACGGCAAGGACTGGTATAAAAAGAATGTTTTAACCTATGTACCTACCAAAAAACTAGAATACGCCCACTCGCTGTTTACCGCAGATGGTTCTGGACTACTTGCTTACCGTGTAGGGAAAAGAGTGTATAAGCTCTATGTGATGATGATTACCGATGTGGCAAGCCAGTGTATAGTAGGTTGGTCGGTGGCGAGCAAAAAAGGCCACGAGGAAACTTACGAAATGCTGGAAAAAGCCCTAAAAATGGCTGTAAGAAACAGCGAGGGGCTTACGATGTTTGAATTCCTGAGCGATAACCACGGCGCTTACACGAGCCAAGAGAGCAAGGCGCTCCTTAACCTCGTATTTCATAAGGTGCGCACGATAGAAAAAGGAAACTCGCAGGCTAACCCAGCGGAGATGTCTTTCAGATTAGTGAAACAATCACTCAAAGCACTGCCAAACTTGGTGAGCAGTAGCTGGAAAGTAGGTATTGAGGGCATGGCTAATCCTGATTATTTAGAAATAGAGGAATTACCAACCTACGAGGAGGCTATTTTGCAATTTGAAGAGTGTGTAAAAATGTGGAATAATAGCCCAAGACGAGGGAATAAAGAATTAATCCCAGCTAAGATATTTCGTGAGAGAAAACATATAGAATGCCAGTATATGGATAAGCGCATATTGCGCCGCTTATTTGGCAATCATACGCAGGCAGATATTAGCTATATGCGCGGCTTTGTGAAAGTGGAAAAGGTAACAGGCTACAACCGCCAAACCTATTTATTTGAAATTCCAGACTATGTAAACACAGGGGTGGAAATTTTGGCCAAGGCCACAGGTTACGCCAAGCGCGTGAATGTAAAAATAGTATGGGACGAGGAAATGGCCGACTTATACACGCTAGACGATGTATACATTATGAGCTGTCCTGCTGCCGAATTAGCCGTACAATCGCACGCGGAGGCCGATATGGATACGAATATAGCACTGAGCAAACATTATGAGCGAAAACTTGCCCACGAGGAAAAGGCAGATGCATTAAGAGATGAGATAGGCTCTATTTATAGCGAATTACCTTACTCCCACGCAATGAAACTGGGAGGAAATAAAAAGAGCTATAACACCGCAATGGTATTGCAGGAAAGTGAAAGCCTAAGCGAAAAAGAAAAGATAAAACTAAAAAGAGAAAGAATAAAGCGGGACTTCAAATGGTAA